In Debaryomyces hansenii CBS767 chromosome B complete sequence, one genomic interval encodes:
- a CDS encoding DEHA2B07084p (similar to uniprot|P47153 Saccharomyces cerevisiae YJR116W Hypothetical ORF), producing MSLTDFLPVFNEDPFLKFRPFPETSTIPFVAHWHEIVGSFLMYVLVQKLSPMVSSRLFGKSYNQLNYKTKINFDIHVVSMVQCVVSVLALIPMWNHPTWKNREVDPTSAVLAYYPYGGFVSSISVGYFLWDLVVCFKYMNLFGAGFLVHAVSALFVFGSTLFRFCLPWVPAFLLFELSTPFVNINWFASKMPEGFVSDATVIVNGILLLVTFFTVRILWGFYSAIVVARDMFAVWDQLYKVLPVGTLLLNFTLNILNVYWFYKMLLIAKKKATGKKTTKEAEHELAHKIE from the coding sequence ATGTCCTTAACAGATTTCTTACCGGTCTTCAATGAAGATCCGTTTTTAAAATTCAGACCTTTTCCTGAGACATCTACCATCCCTTTCGTTGCACACTGGCATGAGATCGTGGGGTCATTTTTAATGTACGTCTTGGTACAAAAATTGTCACCGATGGTTTCCAGCAGGTTGTTTGGGAAGTCATACAACCAATTGAACTACAAGACCAAGATAAACTTCGATATTCATGTTGTTTCGATGGTACAATGCGTAGTCTCGGTACTCGCGTTGATTCCGATGTGGAACCATCCTACGTGGAAGAACAGGGAGGTCGATCCCACCAGTGCCGTACTCGCATACTATCCGTATGGAGGATTCGTCAGCTCGATTTCGGTGGGCTACTTTTTGTGGGACTTGGTGGTGTGTTTTAAGTACATGAACTTGTTTGGTGCCGGGTTTCTTGTCCATGCTGTGTCTGCCCTCTTTGTGTTTGGCAGCACATTGTTCCGATTTTGCTTGCCATGGGTTCCGGCGTTCTTGCTTTTCGAATTGAGCACTCCGTTCGTCAATATCAACTGGTTTGCATCAAAGATGCCTGAAGGCTTCGTTAGTGATGCCACTGTTATCGTGAACGGTATTTTGTTGTTGGTGACATTTTTCACCGTCAGAATTTTATGGGGCTTCTACTCGGCTATCGTGGTTGCCCGTGATATGTTCGCTGTGTGGGATCAACTCTATAAAGTCTTACCTGTTGGTActttgttgttgaattttACGCTTAATATATTGAACGTGTACTGGTTTTACAAAATGCTCTTGATTGCAAAGAAAAAAGCAACTGGCAAAAAGACCACCAAGGAGGCGGAACATGAACTTGCCCACAAGATAGAATAG
- a CDS encoding DEHA2B06930p (no similarity) has protein sequence MLFISMCSKSDTWIQIIVSAVSYYLKKKVKKFADSFTNSDDGEKTTDIDGKPPQFDLPMSHVVVDTNKSSGYKVISESKESDPNVAELEDVLNKNEDIVIKDTITEDTE, from the coding sequence ATGTTATTTATCTCGATGTGTTCCAAATCGGATACCTGGATTCAGATTATAGTCCTGGCGGTAAGCTactatttgaagaaaaaagtCAAAAAGTTTGCCGACAGCTTTACCAATTCAGATGATGGAGAGAAAACTACAGATATAGACGGAAAGCCTCCCCAATTTGACTTACCTATGTCTCATGTGGTTGTTGATACAAATAAGTCGTCTGGATATAAAGTGATCCTGGAACTGAAAGAATCTGATCCCAATGTAGCTGAATTGGAAGATGTTCTCAACAAAAATGAAGACATTGTTATAAAGGATACCATTACTGAGGATACGGAGTAG
- a CDS encoding DEHA2B06996p (similar to uniprot|P47155 Saccharomyces cerevisiae YJR118C ILM1): MQFLSAKSLLYARVSLLAVLAFFCIKDPSVLLESGFAVLLGQAMQLNIVLVDSSNPLLGITAVAFATLAISDFIPLLADNIEYFETIVPTRLFLYFGLAAYSYVTSSPFFSSNVIFVYSFFEIWFNFLIYNNLRDERYYRIKKFIEENGDKLNLDEAVKVAEVD, translated from the coding sequence ATGCAATTCTTATCAGCAaagtcattattatatgctAGGGTACTGTTGTTGGCTGTTCTTGCCTTTTTTTGCATAAAAGATCCCTCGGTCTTGTTGGAATCCGGGTTTGCTGTGCTCTTAGGTCAAGCAATGCAATTAAATATCGTTTTGGTTGATAGTTCCAATCCATTACTAGGTATCACAGCCGTTGCATTCGCTACATTAGCAATTTCTGATTTTATTCCTTTATTGgctgataatattgaatatttcgAGACTATTGTACCAACCAGATTATTCCTTTATTTTGGATTAGCAGCATATTCATATGTCACTAGTTCACCATTTTTCAGTAGCAATGTTATCTTTGTATACTCgttctttgaaatatggtttaatttcttaatcTACAACAATTTAAGAGATGAAAGATATTATAGAATTAAGAAGTttatcgaagaaaatgGTGACAAGTTGAACCTTGATGAAGCCGTTAAAGTTGCTGAAGTTGACTAA
- a CDS encoding DEHA2B06886p (similar to uniprot|P28627 Saccharomyces cerevisiae YMR150C IMP1 Catalytic subunit of the mitochondrial inner membrane peptidase complex), producing MPLPESLKFLGSTLSWTLKAGCIAHLLHEYVYEFTETRGESMLPTLQAHHDYVHALKKHRLGRDLEIGDCIVAIKPSDPEHRVCKRITGMPGDIILVDPSSSSELTNSTAECISHDGFNKYIKVPEGHVWATGDNLCHSLDSRSYSALPMALIKGKIIAANSMDRGLKNENGKLWFWNFRWIGNSFVTEG from the coding sequence ATGCCATTACCCGAGTCACTCAAGTTTTTAGGCTCTACTTTATCGTGGACCTTGAAGGCAGGGTGTATAGCTCACTTGTTACATGAATATGTATACGAATTTACGGAAACCAGAGGAGAGTCAATGCTCCCAACTCTACAAGCACACCATGATTATGTTCATGCCTTGAAGAAGCATAGATTGGGAAGGGATTTAGAAATAGGTGATTGCATAGTTGCAATAAAGCCAAGTGATCCAGAACATCGTGTATGTAAGAGAATAACAGGAATGCCAGGAGATATCATATTGGTTGAtccatcatcatcttcggAATTGACCAATAGTACGGCCGAGTGCATTTCCCATGACGGatttaacaaatatattaaagtaCCCGAGGGTCATGTTTGGGCTACAGGAGATAATTTGTGCCACTCATTGGATTCAAGGTCATATTCAGCGTTACCAATGGCATTAATCAAGGGGAAAATAATAGCTGCTAATTCAATGGATAGAGGGCTTAAAAACGAAAATGGGAAGTTATGGTTTTGGAATTTCAGGTGGATAGGCAATTCCTTTGTTACGGAGGGATAG
- a CDS encoding DEHA2B06974p (weakly similar to uniprot|Q9UVW1 Aspergillus fumigatus abr2 Brown 2): MVSMKIGYGLVTLMVLPFIYASTVDGNLDIAAGEPKVRDYRLELTHAYGNPDGIYKSNFLINGQSPGPIIEGDEGDWVNITVVNYLPVSITIHFHGILQKGTPWSDGVPGITQYPILSGDCYSYLFQLKDQYGFYWYHAHYRGYSTDGLYGPIYIKPNKARERPYDLIVKSKEELDLIESLEKSPSYIIADDSFKLPMDDIMARMFHYGIDPLCISSILLNGKGRIYCHEYSTFHRLGSKSKLDRVPQFDSMGCIRSEKTNGYHDFKLDNFGLESPGFSRRCESTSRDNYVYFTNHSSWQYVNILNAGGQYTKAFSIDDHEFYVIAVDGVFIRPKLVHQLLIPVGSRYTVLLETNSSKHKNSKDPFAMRFAAIKTPQYIEALGYLIYGDNSTLSSVELQNIQQRNNINNGIKFQDLDGKLTEDNYDSVWPHETGPLSKVDQLNASKTGDHTFELYLNRTGVVEFSMFKDGTKLPAGFELSKPLLHMDFSDEENTFASFNGSLTDNIQEGDIVDIIINNFRTIDHPIHMHGHLFHLISYSETENFPYATVEEAAKNNYTNLNFENPPMFDIAYTPAKGHSVIRITANNPGIWLIHCHNLGHLLGGMGAVLFESIASIPKIPPLYLKQVHVEYNMQSDLGITELKNNTHDGSLQS, translated from the coding sequence ATGGTAAGCATGAAAATTGGCTATGGTTTAGTTACGTTAATGGTTTTGCCATTTATTTATGCATCTACTGTAGATGGTAACCTAGATATTGCAGCTGGTGAACCGAAAGTAAGAGATTATAGATTGGAATTAACACATGCATATGGTAACCCTGATGGAATTTATAAGAGTAATTTCCTAATCAACGGCCAATCACCAGGGccaattattgaaggtgACGAGGGGGATTGGGTTAATATAACAGTTGTCAACTATTTACCAGTATCAATAACAATACATTTTCATGGCATTTTGCAAAAGGGTACGCCATGGTCCGATGGTGTTCCTGGGATAACTCAATATCCAATACTAAGTGGTGATTGTTATTCATATCTTTTCCAATTGAAAGATCAGTACGGGTTTTATTGGTATCATGCACATTACCGGGGCTATCTGACAGACGGACTATACGGACCAATTTATATTAAGCCTAATAAAGCAAGAGAGAGGCCTtatgatttaattgttAAGAGCAAAGAGGAGTTAGATCTAATAGAATCCTTAGAAAAATCACCTTCATATATAATCGCGGACGATTCCTTCAAGCTTCCAATGGATGACATCATGGCGAGAATGTTCCATTACGGCATTGATCCATTGTGTATCCTGAGTATATTGTTAAACGGTAAGGGTAGAATATACTGCCATGAGTATTCAACATTCCACAGATTGGGGTCAAAATCTAAACTTGATCGTGTGCCACAATTCGATTCCATGGGCTGCATTAGAAGCGAGAAGACAAACGGATATCATGACTTCAAACTTGATAATTTTGGACTTGAAAGCCCTGGTTTCTCTAGGCGCTGTGAATCAACTTCGAGAGACAACTATGTCTATTTTACAAACCATTCTTCTTGGCAATatgtaaatattttaaatgcTGGTGGACAGTATACGAAagcattttcaattgatgaCCACGAATTTTATGTAATTGCAGTTGATGGCGTGTTTATACGACCAAAACTTGTACATCAACTACTTATTCCAGTTGGATCAAGGTATACGGTTCTTTTAGAAACAAATTCAAGCAAACATAAGAACTCCAAGGACCCATTTGCAATGAGATTCGCAGCAATTAAAACACCCCAATATATTGAGGCACTAGGATATTTGATATACGGTGATAATTCTACTCTTTCGTCTGTTGAGCTTCAGAACATTCAACAACGaaacaatatcaataatggtatcaaatttcaagatttaGATGGAAAACTAACCGAAGATAATTACGATCTGGTTTGGCCTCATGAAACTGGTCCCTTGAGTAAAGTCGATCAACTTAATGCGAGTAAAACAGGAGATCATACTTTCGAACTCTATTTGAATAGAACGGGGGTAGTTGAATTCAGCATGTTCAAAGATGGAACCAAATTACCTGCTGGATTCGAGCTTTCGAAGCCTTTATTGCATATGGATTTCTCCGACGAGGAGAATACATTTGCGTCCTTTAACGGATCTTTGACtgataatattcaagaaggTGATATTGTCGAtattataatcaataattttaggACTATTGATCACCCAATACATATGCATGGacatttatttcatttaattaGTTATAGTGAGACAGAAAACTTTCCGTATGCGACAGTTGAAGAAGCTGCCAAAAACAATTATacaaacttgaattttgaaaacCCACCAATGTTTGACATAGCCTACACTCCTGCTAAAGGTCATTCAGTTATTAGAATAACTGCAAACAATCCGGGAATATGGTTAATCCACTGTCATAATTTAGGTCATCTACTTGGTGGTATGGGGGCCGTTTTGTTTGAATCAATCGCCAGTATACCTAAAATACCTCCGTTGTATCTCAAACAAGTCCATGTTGAATACAATATGCAATCCGATTTGGGAATTacagaattgaagaataatacTCACGATGGTTCACTTCAGTCTTAG
- a CDS encoding DEHA2B06952p (no similarity), protein MQSSKSYPYEHSKSESSSPGDKKSNKIINASLLEGDKQNSNISLQEQVSSNLANPTNNPTEISESYTNLPFRDMGKVSFHIRDRISVIIASITYTTLEFIDHFTDDSDIGKEFIKYVIKSQQFFIE, encoded by the coding sequence ATGCAATCCTCTAAAAGTTATCCTTATGAACACTCAAAATCCGAGCTGTCGTCACCTGGGgataagaaatcaaataaaatcataaatGCATCATTATTAGAGGGCGATAAACAAAACAGTAATATTTCACTCCAAGAACAAGTCAGTTCAAACTTAGCAAATCCAACAAACAATCCTACTGAAATATCAGAATCATATACCAATCTTCCTTTCAGAGATATGGGTAAAGTGTCGTTTCATATTAGAGATAGAATATCTGTTATAATCGCAAGTATTACGTATACTACATTGGAGTTTATTGATCATTTCACAGATGACTCTGATATCGGTAAAGAATTCATCAAGTACGTAATAAAGTCCCAACAGTTCTTTATAGAATGA
- a CDS encoding DEHA2B07018p (similar to uniprot|P32569 Saccharomyces cerevisiae YER022W SRB4 subunit of RNA polymerase II holoenzyme/mediator complex), which translates to MGDMVHLEIDPDLYGDGYKDPFIQDEDKLSMAELIPRILIERSSFLNLTEDSLEQEIACTDNASTEDLKTNEEEIEDKDMDNKETLLHSDSTDDLIDTKNTFENFQKQKFELSKYINSALNETSLSLDFVSLLLSTVKPNIGKSTMSPHLSKSVPIGSLNSDRLSNNTDTSKYKNSAVIGQGWKLESLNKITNSFKNASLRLNEQVLKEKRYWDMINLVLGNHEILYKTRDPANGSRAIGVRYGYGDSGSSYHDRGLAILRKDNQTGEISFNPVSSTNKITNKVYKYIRVKILSKIDDDYMLTGQSIFENNFINTSKYGIINDIEKARFFLFEEDLFYQLTREAKYLINYNVSIIANKIIIEINNEIIEIESIIYDENNEDELSNYYQNINQLSSINNKKAQSILTLLKLMLCCFYKYNLKLKQKIPTAITKWKQSNSHPLILRPLLGHIRHEINVQNMLNILDSHSNEFKEKVKLTIDYEKYVNLKKSQDNIVNPFIKSIERPLTSFEVTVNNLKDGQVLKIYIDISSTEIFCTLIVNLNIIKFESSEKISDNQQGANVLSINFNDLSDLEECLNWTILNFINE; encoded by the exons ATGGGAGATATGGTTCATTTAGAGATAGATCCAGACTTGTATGGAGATGGATATAAAGATCCATTCATTCAAGATGA ggataaattatcaatggCCGAATTGATACCTCGAATCTTAATAGAAAGGCTGTCATTCTTAAATCTTACAGAGGATTCCTTGGAACAAGAGATTGCCTGCACCGACAATGCACTGACCGAAGATTTAAAaacaaatgaagaagaaattgaagacaAGGATATGGATAACAAAGAGACTTTACTTCATTCTGATAGCACAGATGATCTAATAGACACTAAAAATACGTTTGAAAACTTTCAGAAGCAAAAgtttgaattatcaaaatatataaattctgcTTTGAATGAaacatcattatcattagattTTGTCTCATTATTACTTTCCACAGTTAAACCAAACATAGGTAAATCTACAATGTCACCACATCTATCCAAGAGTGTCCCTATTGGATCCTTAAATTCAGACAGattgtcaaataatacagATACGTcgaaatataaaaattctGCCGTAATTGGTCAAGGTTGGAAGTTGGAATCGTTGAATAAGATTaccaattctttcaaaaacGCAAGTTTACGATTAAATGAACAAGTCCTAAAGGAGAAAAGATATTGGGATATGATTAATTTGGTTCTTGGGAATCATGAAATTTTGTACAAAACAAGAGACCCTGCAAATGGATCAAGGGCAATTGGCGTGAGATATGGTTACGGAGATTCAGGTTCTAGTTATCATGATAGGGGGCTTGCAATTTTAAGAAAGGACAACCAGACCGGTGAAATATCATTTAATCCAGTGTCTAGTACAAATAAAATTACGAATAAAGTTTATAAGTACATAAGAGTCAAAATTCTTAGcaaaattgatgatgattatatGCTTACAGGTCAATCTATATTTGAgaataatttcataaatACCAGCAAGTATGGaataattaatgatatagAAAAAGCCAGatttttcttatttgaGGAGGActtattttatcaattaacaAGAGAAGCTAAGTACTTAATTAACTACAACGTGCTGATTATAGCTAATAAGATCatcattgaaataaataatgagATCATAGAGATAGAATCTATAATttatgatgaaaataatgaggATGAATTAAGCAATTactatcaaaatatcaaccAGTTATCAtcaatcaataataaaaaagcTCAGTCTATACTAACgcttttaaaattaatgtTATGTTgcttttataaatataactTGAAGTTAAAGCAAAAAATTCCTACGGCTATTACAAAATGGAAACAGAGCAACTCGCATCCATTGATCTTAAGGCCGTTACTAGGTCATATAAGGCACGAGATAAATGTACAGAATATGTTGAATATTCTAGATTCTCATCTGAACGAATTCAAAGAGAAAGTAAAGCTTACTATTGATTACGAAAAATACgtcaatttgaaaaagagTCAAGACAATATCGTAAACCCATTcattaaatcaattgaaagaCCTTTGACCTCATTCGAGGTTACTGTCAATAACTTGAAAGATGGTCAAGTCTTAAAGATTTATATTGACATTTCCTCGACTGAAATATTCTGTACATTGATTgttaatttgaatattatcaagTTTGAGAGTTCCGAGAAAATAAGTGATAATCAGCAAGGTGCTAATGTTTTGCTGATCAactttaatgatttaagTGACCTCGAGGAGTGTCTAAATTGgacaattttaaattttattaatgaataa
- a CDS encoding DEHA2B07040p (similar to uniprot|P40016 Saccharomyces cerevisiae YER021W RPN3 Essential non-ATPase regulatory subunit of the 26S proteasome lid): MSEISKNKASAEFKEPESANETEGLVKEIEESFTFLQKAADNFDNRYISKVFRDLGRLRLKISQNPECLRIIINKTYANDHPNKSYLVDIIGTPKTNEDKMDVDESINSNESVLPEVDLYIHLLFQIYLLDQDQLKKLDSFNDKIIYLMQTFNRRSLDFIQAKIWFYISRTKELTKDYYSIRPSLLLSLRTATLRHDSETTASIITLLLRNYLLSHDINQATNLIEKTEFPENAGNALYARYYYYLAKINAIQLDYSLAHEYVLAAIRKTPQTQLANGFIQSATKLSIIIELLMGDIPELKVFKNNAGNFEPYFMVTKAVRLGDLKLFGEVLKKYESYFVKDDNFTLVSRLGQNVIKTGIRVISLSYSKISLKDICIKLHLDSEESTEYIVSKAIRDGVIEASINHEHGYMKSKELLDIYSTKLPQGEFDQRIKFCLSLHNDSVKSMRYPSDNNKLDSNKNSLESKEEEIDLLKAIEEGDLDDFMD, encoded by the coding sequence ATGTCTGAAATATCTAAGAACAAGGCTTCAGCCGAATTTAAAGAACCAGAAAGTGCCAATGAGACCGAAGGTTTGGTGAAGGAAATCGAAGAATCATTTACATTCTTACAGAAGGCGGCAGACAATTTTGATAACAGATACATTTCAAAGGTTTTCCGTGATTTAGGACGCTTAAGGCTTAAGATATCACAGAATCCAGAATGCTTGagaatcatcatcaataaaacATACGCAAACGATCATCCAAACAAACTGTATCTTGTGGACATAATTGGAACGCCTAAGAccaatgaagataaaatgGACGTCGACGAATCGATTAACTCAAATGAAAGTGTATTGCCAGAAGTTGATTTGTACATTCACTTGttgtttcaaatttatcttttGGATCAGGatcaattaaagaaattggatAGTTTCAACGAtaagattatttatttgatgcAAACATTCAATCGTCGTTCTTTGGATTTCATTCAGGCTAAAATATGGTTCTACATCAGTAGAACTAAGGAATTGACTAAAGATTACTATTCCATACGTCCCTCATTGTTATTGAGCTTAAGGACTGCTACTTTAAGACACGATAGCGAAACCACAGCTTCCATCATAACTTTGTTATTGAGAAATTATCTTTTATCTCATGATATTAACCAAGCAACTAACTTGATCGAAAAGACTGAGTTTCCTGAAAATGCTGGTAATGCGTTATACGCGAGATATTATTACTACTTGGCTAAAATCAATGCTATTCAGTTAGACTACTCCTTAGCTCATGAATATGTTCTAGCAGCTATCAGAAAAACTCCGCAAACCCAATTGGCTAACGGCTTTATTCAATCTGCAACCAAATTAAgcatcattattgaattattaatggGTGATATTCCAGAATTGAAGGTGTTCAAAAACAATGCGGGCAACTTTGAACCTTATTTTATGGTTACAAAAGCTGTTAGGTTGGGTgacttgaaattattcgGTGAAGtcttgaaaaaatatgaaagCTATTTCGTTAAGGATGACAATTTTACCTTAGTTTCAAGATTGGGCCAAAACGTCATTAAAACCGGTATCAGAGTCATTTCGTtatcatattcaaaaatctCATTGAAGGATATCTGTATTAAATTACACTTGGATTCGGAAGAGCTGACTGAATACATAGTCTCAAAAGCTATCAGAGATGGTGTTATAGAAGCTAGTATTAACCATGAACATGGTTACATGAAGAGTAAGgaattattggatatatATTCAACTAAATTGCCTCAAGGTGAATTTGATCAAAGAATCAAGTTTTGTTTATCGTTGCACAATGATAGTGTTAAGTCTATGAGATATCCTTCTGATAACAACAAATTAGATTCAAATAAGAATAGTTTAGAatccaaagaagaagaaatagatttattgaaggctattgaagaaggtgaCTTAGATGATTTTATGGATTAG
- a CDS encoding DEHA2B06908p (similar to uniprot|Q02795 Saccharomyces cerevisiae YMR149W SWP1 oligosaccharyl transferase glycoprotein complex) codes for MKLAFASIVIFLQLFAVSWAFSISKGSIKSNGESVAFGEMNTQEIKKLSINSPKDKIDISLNLKDDFSKAPNQIVVSLGNNKGLDSSYVPKFDASSKLISLSIPVKKIAERLKIEDKLFLNLIVGDSGSSANLFKSLVEIIPTEELKASSTYTEVERNGIKPEIHHQFREDPKTVNPLIPLVFIGGATALFFGLVVAWGTMIGSDLFGTFNQVSGCKVVYNLGFLISLVGFEFTFIRYYLGATIFVTLFYAFVLGGPSIYFGSRVFRDLAKYHRAGRA; via the coding sequence atgaagttAGCTTTCGCTTCGATAGTCATCTTTTTACAATTGTTTGCTGTTTCGTGGgcattttctatttctaaaggctcaattaaatcaaacGGAGAATCAGTAGCGTTCGGAGAAATGAATACacaagaaatcaaaaaattatccaTCAATTCACCAAAGGATAAGATTGACATCAgcttgaatttgaaagatgacTTCTCGAAGGCTCCAAATCAGATTGTTGTTAGTTTAGGAAATAACAAAGGGTTAGATTCCTCATATGTCCCTAAATTTGATGCCAGCTCCAAGCTAATCTCTTTATCCATTCCAgttaaaaaaattgcagaaagattgaagatTGAAGACAAGTTGttcttgaatttaatcGTGGGTGATTCTGGAAGTAGtgcaaatttatttaagtCTTTAGTTGAGATTATTCCTactgaagaattgaaagcATCATCGACATATACTGAAGttgaaagaaatggaattaAGCCAGAAATTCACCATCAATTCAGAGAGGATCCAAAAACCGTGAATCCATTGATTCCATTAGTATTTATTGGTGGTGCTACAGCATTATTCTTCGGGTTAGTTGTTGCCTGGGGCACTATGATCGGCTCCGATTTATTCGGAACATTTAATCAAGTTTCAGGATGCAAAGTGGTTTATAACTTAGGGTTCTTAATATCGTTAGTTGGTTTTGAATTCACCTTCATTAGATACTACTTGGGTGCTACTATTTTTGTTACTTTGTTCTACGCTTTTGTCCTTGGAGGTCcaagtatttattttggATCAAGAGTTTTCAGAGATTTAGCAAAATACCATAGAGCTGGTAGAGCTTGA
- a CDS encoding DEHA2B07062p (highly similar to uniprot|P01123 Saccharomyces cerevisiae YFL038C YPT1 Ras-like small GTPase), producing MNNEYDYLFKLLLIGDSGVGKSCLLLRFADDTYTPDYISTIGVDFKIRTIELDGKTIKLQIWDTAGQERFRTITSSYYRGAHGIIIVYDVTDQESFNNVKQWLQEIDRYATGGVMKLLVGNKADLSDKKVVEYTAAKEFADALDIPFLETSALSSTNVEQAFYTMARQIKAQMTNNTSSGNANNANSGKSNVNLRGQSLTSNQANSCC from the coding sequence atgaataacGAGTAcgattatttattcaagttattattgattgGAGACTCAGGAGTTGGTAAGTCGTGTTTATTATTGAGATTCGCCGATGATACTTATACTCCAGACTACATTTCAACCATTGGTGTTGACTTCAAGATTAGAACTATCGAATTAGATGGTAAGACCATCAAGTTACAAATCTGGGATACTGCTGGACAAGAACGTTTCAGAACCATCACGTCATCATACTACCGTGGGGCACATGGTATTATCATCGTTTACGATGTCACGGACCAAGAATCGTTTAACAACGTCAAGCAATGGTTACAGGAAATTGACCGTTATGCTACAGGGGGTGttatgaaattattggttGGTAATAAGGCTGATTTATCCGACAAGAAGGTTGTTGAATACACGGCTGCTAAGGAGTTTGCTGACGCGTTGGATATCCCATTTTTGGAAACGTCAGCATTATCTTCTACCAATGTCGAGCAAGCTTTCTACACCATGGCCAGACAGATTAAGGCTCAAATGACAAACAATACCTCATCAGGAAACGCTAATAATGCTAACAGTGGCAAATCAAACGTCAATTTAAGAGGTCAATCCTTAACTTCAAACCAAGCCAACTCGTGCTGCTAA